One window from the genome of Lutra lutra chromosome X, mLutLut1.2, whole genome shotgun sequence encodes:
- the ZCCHC13 gene encoding zinc finger CCHC domain-containing protein 13, translating to MSSNECFKCGRSGHWARGCPRARGSRGRGARGRGRGSPCSSTNLSDICYRCGESGHYAKNCDLLEDICYNCGRSGHIAKDCMEPKREREQCCYTCGRPGHLARDCDRQEEPKCYSCGEYGHIQKDCTQVKCYRCGEIGHVAINCSKASEVNCYRCGESGHLARECPIEATA from the coding sequence ATGAGCAGTAACGAATGTTTCAAGTGTGGACGGTCTGGCCACTGGGCCCGGGGATGTCCTAGGGCAAGAGGGAGTCGAGGGCGCGGAGCCAGAGGCCGTGGTAGAGGGTCTCCGTGCAGTTCCACCAACCTGTCTGACATCTGCTACCGCTGTGGTGAGTCTGGCCATTATGCTAAGAACTGTGACCTTCTCGAGGACATTTGCTACAACTGTGGGAGAAGTGGCCACATCGCTAAAGACTGTATggagccaaagagagagagagagcagtgctGTTACACTTGTGGCCGACCAGGCCATCTGGCTCGTGACTGTGACCGTCAGGAAGAGCCGAAGTGCTACTCTTGCGGGGAATATGGCCATATTCAGAAAGACTGTACCCAAGTCAAGTGCTACCGGTGTGGTGAGATCGGCCACGTGGCCATCAACTGCAGCAAAGCAAGCGAAGTCAACTGCTACCGCTGTGGCGAGTCCGGGCATTTGGCCCGGGAATGCCCCATTGAGGCTACTGCTTAG